A genomic stretch from Gardnerella leopoldii includes:
- a CDS encoding FtsB family cell division protein, with protein sequence MVMKKRRKTALGEDVVSPLQQRRLLSGPLVFLFMVFVVTVGSIECISTVRNYALSLSELHALQREESDLREQKRTLDNNIDRWKDKAYVTAQARDRLGFIFPGEQAVRVEHPEAVTGKVPNEFAQENSETKTHSVLPWYSDLMYAIHKADKPDTVPSL encoded by the coding sequence ATGGTTATGAAAAAGCGTCGTAAAACGGCATTAGGTGAGGATGTAGTATCACCATTGCAACAGCGTCGACTACTTTCAGGACCGCTCGTGTTTTTATTTATGGTTTTTGTAGTTACCGTTGGTTCAATTGAATGCATTTCAACAGTTAGAAATTATGCGTTAAGCTTGTCGGAGCTTCATGCACTTCAGCGTGAAGAAAGTGATTTACGTGAACAAAAGCGTACGTTGGATAATAATATTGACCGATGGAAAGACAAAGCATACGTTACCGCTCAAGCTAGAGATCGTCTCGGCTTTATTTTTCCTGGTGAGCAGGCTGTTCGTGTAGAGCATCCTGAGGCAGTAACTGGAAAAGTTCCGAATGAATTTGCTCAAGAAAATAGCGAAACTAAGACTCATTCAGTCTTGCCTTGGTATAGTGACTTAATGTATGCAATACATAAAGCAGACAAACCAGATACCGTGCCATCCTTATAA
- a CDS encoding AAA family ATPase has protein sequence MKIKIYYGPRKAFDEILPEGIRPKTLTKLVEISDRERHNFYVDYPNKTKENRKKRSFKNVIATTEEYALLSDSGLNGLITLLDEFSIENIYFQNPPSSVVSQLEEVYEKIGRDNYLYKNIQTKTLKIFANKFTSEILGQETAKNKLLVNLYQLAKNYNKGKPIVLMLYGPAGVGKTETAKLLSSVLGQHLFRKQFSMFHTNSFADYIFGASHNSSSLSRDLLERESNVILFDEFDKPNNMFYSAFYQMFDEGKFEDKNYQVNLKNSIIFCTSNFTNEGQIKRVLGDAIYSRFDAFIEYKALTKEVVNQLISKSFSKLINSLDNDDRKRIDEQECLKALLSYSSNLQNARELDKFVNEYVFTRILKATFS, from the coding sequence ATGAAAATTAAGATTTATTATGGCCCACGCAAAGCTTTTGATGAAATTCTTCCCGAAGGTATAAGACCTAAAACGCTTACAAAATTAGTGGAAATATCAGATCGCGAAAGACACAATTTCTATGTGGATTACCCTAATAAAACAAAGGAGAACAGAAAAAAGCGAAGCTTTAAAAATGTGATTGCAACTACAGAAGAATATGCTCTACTATCTGACAGTGGACTGAATGGTCTTATAACGCTATTGGATGAGTTTTCAATTGAAAATATATACTTTCAAAATCCTCCATCTAGCGTCGTAAGTCAATTAGAAGAGGTTTACGAAAAAATAGGTAGAGATAACTATTTGTACAAAAATATTCAAACTAAAACGCTAAAGATATTTGCCAACAAGTTCACTTCTGAAATTTTAGGACAGGAAACAGCAAAAAATAAGTTGCTTGTGAATTTATACCAGCTTGCCAAAAACTATAATAAGGGAAAACCTATAGTATTAATGTTGTATGGACCAGCAGGAGTTGGAAAAACAGAAACAGCAAAATTGTTGTCATCAGTACTTGGTCAACATTTATTTAGGAAACAGTTCTCTATGTTTCACACTAATTCGTTTGCTGATTATATTTTTGGTGCAAGTCACAACTCATCTTCCCTTTCAAGAGACCTTTTGGAAAGAGAAAGCAATGTTATTCTGTTTGATGAGTTTGATAAACCCAACAATATGTTTTACAGTGCATTTTATCAGATGTTCGACGAAGGAAAATTTGAAGATAAGAATTACCAAGTGAATTTAAAAAATAGCATAATTTTCTGTACTTCGAATTTTACAAATGAGGGTCAAATTAAACGAGTCTTAGGTGATGCCATATACAGTAGGTTTGATGCTTTTATAGAATATAAAGCATTAACGAAAGAAGTTGTAAATCAACTAATATCAAAGTCATTTAGTAAATTGATAAATAGCTTAGATAATGATGATAGAAAAAGAATCGATGAACAGGAATGCTTAAAAGCTTTATTGTCGTATTCAAGTAACTTACAAAATGCTAGAGAACTTGATAAATTTGTCAATGAATATGTATTTACTCGCATTCTAAAAGCAACTTTTTCATAA
- the folP gene encoding dihydropteroate synthase, with the protein MRIIESNLENASSKSIADIALLQDLCVNQKILCTWENISKNDLSKVADFLDHFDTAIKVSESSIDFILPLIALKPFMQECEKAWYEDQELLASLRSILKQKAIVWNAGRFCFDTLDKPIVYAILNITPDSFYDGGKYQSEDEVNSHIKEIVEAGADVIEVGGQTTKPGGYLEITPEEEIRRVIPAIKYIHKNYPQIAVAVDTYKLPVMEAAIEAGVDIINDVRAFDSPEKVKLMADSNVGLVTMHSNRDTEYDNLTKVMCQFFSDNLKMLVDGGVDLNRIILDQGIGYAKVADGEQDYAMMRNINQLHRFGRPILVAISRKGFGKKLFNLDKEDRLPVTLVAETAMFMAGGRVIRAHDIAETKQLVEMIDVINRNYWFK; encoded by the coding sequence ATGCGAATTATTGAAAGCAATTTGGAGAATGCATCTTCTAAAAGTATTGCAGATATAGCGTTACTGCAGGATCTTTGTGTAAATCAAAAAATTTTATGCACGTGGGAAAATATTAGCAAAAACGATTTAAGCAAAGTAGCTGATTTTCTCGATCATTTTGATACAGCTATCAAAGTTTCCGAGTCTTCTATTGACTTCATTTTGCCGCTTATTGCTCTTAAACCTTTTATGCAAGAATGCGAAAAAGCATGGTACGAAGATCAAGAATTACTTGCAAGTTTGCGCTCGATATTAAAGCAAAAAGCAATTGTGTGGAATGCAGGGCGATTCTGCTTTGATACACTTGACAAGCCGATAGTTTACGCGATTTTGAATATTACTCCTGACTCATTCTATGACGGCGGCAAGTACCAAAGTGAGGACGAAGTAAATAGCCATATTAAAGAAATAGTTGAAGCTGGTGCTGATGTTATAGAAGTAGGCGGTCAAACTACAAAACCTGGCGGTTATTTAGAAATTACTCCAGAAGAGGAAATAAGGCGCGTTATACCTGCTATTAAGTATATTCACAAAAATTATCCTCAAATTGCTGTAGCAGTAGACACTTACAAGTTACCTGTAATGGAAGCTGCAATTGAAGCTGGCGTAGATATTATAAATGATGTTCGTGCGTTTGATTCTCCAGAAAAAGTAAAGCTTATGGCAGATTCTAACGTTGGATTAGTAACAATGCATAGCAATAGAGATACAGAATATGACAATTTAACAAAGGTTATGTGTCAATTCTTTAGCGATAATTTAAAAATGCTTGTTGATGGAGGAGTTGACTTAAATAGGATTATTCTTGATCAAGGAATTGGCTATGCAAAGGTTGCTGATGGTGAACAAGATTATGCAATGATGCGCAATATTAATCAATTGCATCGTTTTGGTCGACCAATATTGGTTGCGATTTCTAGAAAAGGCTTTGGTAAGAAGCTTTTTAATTTAGATAAAGAAGATCGTTTGCCTGTCACTTTAGTTGCAGAAACAGCGATGTTTATGGCTGGTGGACGTGTAATACGTGCTCATGATATTGCAGAAACAAAGCAATTAGTTGAAATGATCGATGTTATTAATAGAAATTACTGGTTTAAGTAG
- a CDS encoding DUF501 domain-containing protein: protein MQNSNKNYIPKEAVKRLFTTPASDAERAIVEKQLGRFPRGMVAVGARCVCGRPLAVITRPCLEDGTPFPTTCYLTSPEAVKAVSRVEADGIMREYNELLQSDEDLKKQYERAHKYYLEFRHELAVSLGDSEEHISQMSAGGMPVRVKCLHALLAQTLVMGKGVNPIGDMVLERIKDEFDPNVCRCTTPWSDDAYATETEVVVEDETAKTAEGEAVKSETTTCAEKTVQVAAIDCGTNSIRLKIAQVSEHGMKDIVPRMLRVVRLGQGIDETHRFADDALKRVREAAHEFAQVLKEHPVDAIRFVATSATRDAENREIFEQMMIDELGVRPEVISGNEEAALSFLGATSVVSRDELQPPYLVVDLGGGSTELVLGGDGDCLPAHKVSAAYSMNVGSVRMTERHLHTDPPTEEEIQAAIEDIDKHIDDAFKVVPAGRARTIIGVSGTVTTMAALTMGLQHYDHTAVDGVRIGLEQAYAVNNRFLRMPKDCRRTYATIHPGRVDVVGGGAVIWSRVLERLAKAAYEDHGGVLDTFVASEHGLLDGITIDLGRKLLATR from the coding sequence ATGCAGAACAGTAATAAGAATTATATTCCAAAAGAAGCTGTAAAACGTTTATTTACTACACCTGCGAGTGATGCTGAGCGTGCAATTGTTGAAAAGCAACTTGGAAGATTCCCTAGAGGAATGGTAGCTGTTGGTGCTCGTTGCGTTTGTGGTAGACCTCTTGCTGTTATTACTAGACCATGCTTAGAAGATGGCACTCCATTCCCAACTACATGCTACCTTACCAGTCCTGAAGCTGTAAAAGCGGTGTCTCGCGTAGAAGCAGACGGTATTATGCGAGAATATAACGAGCTATTACAATCGGACGAAGATTTAAAGAAACAATATGAGCGTGCACATAAGTATTATTTGGAATTCCGTCATGAATTAGCTGTGTCTTTGGGGGATAGTGAAGAGCATATTAGTCAGATGAGCGCTGGTGGAATGCCAGTTCGTGTTAAATGCTTGCATGCTTTGCTTGCGCAAACATTGGTAATGGGCAAAGGTGTAAATCCGATTGGTGACATGGTGTTAGAGCGCATTAAAGATGAGTTTGATCCTAACGTGTGCCGCTGTACTACTCCGTGGAGCGATGATGCATATGCTACTGAAACGGAAGTTGTTGTGGAAGACGAAACGGCTAAAACTGCAGAGGGTGAAGCTGTAAAAAGTGAAACGACTACTTGCGCAGAAAAAACAGTACAGGTTGCTGCAATTGACTGCGGTACAAATTCTATTCGACTAAAAATTGCGCAAGTTTCTGAGCATGGAATGAAAGATATTGTGCCTCGTATGCTTCGCGTCGTTAGACTCGGTCAGGGAATTGACGAAACTCATCGTTTCGCAGATGACGCTTTGAAGCGAGTGAGGGAGGCTGCGCACGAATTTGCGCAAGTTTTGAAAGAACATCCAGTTGATGCGATTCGTTTTGTGGCAACCTCAGCTACACGAGATGCTGAAAATCGTGAGATTTTTGAACAAATGATGATTGATGAGCTTGGTGTTCGCCCTGAAGTTATTAGTGGTAACGAAGAAGCGGCTCTTAGCTTCCTTGGAGCAACAAGCGTTGTGTCTCGCGATGAGTTGCAGCCACCGTATCTCGTAGTTGATTTAGGTGGAGGCTCTACTGAGTTAGTGCTTGGAGGGGATGGTGACTGCTTGCCAGCGCACAAGGTTTCTGCAGCATACTCCATGAATGTTGGTTCCGTTAGAATGACGGAAAGGCATTTGCATACCGATCCTCCTACTGAAGAGGAAATTCAAGCTGCGATTGAAGATATTGACAAGCATATTGATGATGCTTTCAAAGTCGTTCCTGCAGGACGAGCTCGCACTATTATTGGCGTTTCTGGAACTGTGACAACTATGGCTGCTTTGACTATGGGATTGCAGCATTATGATCATACTGCTGTCGATGGTGTGCGTATTGGATTAGAGCAGGCTTATGCTGTTAATAATCGATTTTTGCGTATGCCTAAGGACTGCAGGCGCACGTATGCGACGATTCACCCAGGGCGTGTGGATGTTGTTGGCGGTGGAGCAGTGATTTGGAGCCGAGTGTTGGAGAGATTAGCAAAAGCTGCGTATGAGGATCACGGTGGGGTTTTAGATACGTTTGTTGCAAGTGAGCATGGTTTGCTTGACGGAATCACGATTGATTTGGGAAGAAAGTTACTCGCCACACGCTGA
- a CDS encoding cation diffusion facilitator family transporter, which translates to MHNHNDVIQTNGTGSRSSSVNANVNSFDTHYNNANAASQAAAIHASHAHQHRLLLTLSLTATVFFAEVIGSFLTNSLSLLIDAGHMLTDISVLAASTVTAILMRRRPNSKRTWGWARLEVITAAAGALILLLVGVYALVEAGMRLFGSGHQGIHDVNQLLFFGILGLAANLGSLVILMSQSQDNMNMRAAFLEVMNDALGSVAVVVSAIVMMSTGWAGFDAVAGGIIALLMIPRALKLLKNAVKVLLEQTPEGLDLNKVREHLEHVPHVIAVHDLHASTVSTGMPIFMAHVVVDPNMTMSQCSQVLSQLQDCLREHFPVSVSHTTFQLEPKGYTTSSASEHHE; encoded by the coding sequence GTGCATAATCATAACGATGTAATTCAAACTAACGGCACTGGTTCACGCTCAAGCAGTGTGAATGCAAATGTCAACTCTTTCGATACTCATTACAATAACGCCAACGCAGCTTCCCAAGCAGCCGCAATTCACGCAAGTCATGCACATCAGCATCGTTTGCTTCTTACGCTTTCTCTTACTGCAACTGTGTTTTTTGCTGAGGTAATTGGTTCTTTTCTAACTAATTCTTTGTCGCTGCTTATAGACGCAGGTCATATGCTTACAGACATTTCGGTTCTTGCAGCTTCAACAGTTACTGCAATTCTTATGCGTCGTCGTCCGAATAGTAAGCGTACGTGGGGCTGGGCGCGTCTTGAGGTTATTACAGCTGCTGCGGGAGCTCTTATTTTACTGCTTGTAGGAGTGTATGCTCTTGTTGAAGCTGGAATGCGTCTTTTTGGTAGTGGTCATCAAGGCATTCACGATGTAAATCAGCTGCTATTCTTTGGTATTCTTGGCTTAGCTGCGAATTTAGGTTCTCTTGTAATTCTTATGTCTCAATCGCAAGACAATATGAATATGCGTGCTGCCTTTCTTGAGGTTATGAACGATGCTCTTGGATCTGTTGCAGTTGTAGTCTCAGCTATTGTAATGATGAGCACAGGTTGGGCAGGTTTTGATGCTGTAGCTGGCGGTATTATTGCGCTTCTTATGATTCCTCGTGCGTTAAAGCTTCTTAAGAATGCTGTTAAGGTTCTTCTTGAGCAGACTCCTGAAGGTCTTGATTTAAACAAAGTTCGGGAACATCTAGAGCATGTTCCTCATGTGATTGCAGTTCACGATTTACATGCTAGTACTGTCTCTACTGGTATGCCGATTTTTATGGCACATGTCGTTGTGGATCCTAATATGACAATGTCTCAATGCTCTCAGGTGCTTTCCCAGCTTCAGGACTGCTTACGCGAGCATTTTCCTGTCTCTGTGTCTCACACTACTTTCCAACTTGAGCCTAAAGGCTATACAACTTCTAGTGCTTCAGAGCATCATGAATAG
- a CDS encoding site-specific DNA-methyltransferase — MANLSQQKRQRMLEFLNKIKEEHKDDDETLIALDEIENELNSKKYGLVWEKHEEEVDRMMQDNIPVFTEVKEREIKATDENAYNFLLEGDNLHSLKLLEKTHTEKIDVIYIDPPYNTGNQDFIYDDAFIDKNDGYSHSKWLSFMSERLEIAKRLLSDEGVIFISIDDNEIAQLKLLCDEIFGMDNFLGIIIQNKLNAKNDTLDIQKNHEYIVTYRKKSRFINGTKVLPTLVRKEKKLRPVYEENGRYYYVNDSITTRGEGGVLSARPNLGYTVYFNPSTGVKKAVSDYDISLVKESNDESIIYKHSSNLLNDGYVAIIPPKVRGKLGCWTWSLEKFNAESDNIVITGKAGRYTVKKRTFIPKESVENISGNLFYSSIEERNSRSIIEYSTNDGTNTLSAVMGRNATFSNPKNLSMIEYLLSIYVGKNPTILDFFAGSGTTAQAVLELNKEDGGNRKFILCTNNENNICEEVTYERIKRVIHGYADVEGIPANLKYFKTDFIPKDADDVSEELLSHIKEMVELENGITLDNKHYLIVLTDEQADELAKNWSNYEDVKAIYVSHNVLFTSEQNALFSNTDIHIIPDYYFEYELKEVGEAW; from the coding sequence GTGGCAAATTTATCGCAACAAAAACGCCAAAGAATGCTTGAGTTTTTGAATAAGATTAAAGAAGAGCATAAAGACGATGATGAAACTCTTATTGCTCTTGATGAGATTGAGAATGAGCTCAACTCAAAGAAATACGGTCTTGTTTGGGAAAAGCACGAAGAAGAAGTCGACCGTATGATGCAAGACAATATACCTGTGTTCACTGAAGTAAAAGAGCGTGAAATTAAAGCAACTGATGAAAATGCTTATAACTTTCTCTTGGAAGGCGACAACCTTCACAGCTTGAAGTTGCTTGAGAAAACACATACAGAAAAGATTGATGTAATCTATATTGATCCACCTTATAACACTGGCAACCAAGACTTTATTTACGATGATGCATTTATTGATAAAAACGATGGATATTCTCACTCAAAATGGCTATCTTTTATGAGCGAACGACTAGAGATAGCAAAGCGACTGCTTTCTGATGAGGGAGTTATCTTCATTTCAATTGACGATAATGAAATTGCACAGCTTAAGTTGTTATGTGATGAAATTTTTGGTATGGATAACTTTTTAGGTATCATTATTCAGAATAAACTTAATGCAAAAAATGATACGTTAGATATACAAAAGAATCATGAGTACATAGTCACATATAGGAAGAAGTCTAGATTTATAAACGGAACCAAAGTGTTGCCAACATTAGTACGAAAGGAAAAAAAGTTACGACCAGTATACGAGGAAAATGGCAGATACTACTATGTCAATGATTCTATTACTACACGTGGTGAGGGTGGCGTATTAAGTGCTCGTCCAAACCTTGGATACACTGTGTATTTTAATCCATCTACTGGGGTTAAAAAAGCAGTATCTGACTACGATATTTCTCTTGTTAAAGAATCTAATGATGAAAGCATAATATACAAACACAGCTCCAACTTACTGAATGATGGTTATGTCGCCATTATACCTCCAAAAGTGCGTGGCAAATTGGGATGCTGGACGTGGTCTTTAGAAAAATTTAATGCAGAATCTGACAATATTGTAATAACAGGAAAAGCAGGTCGTTATACAGTAAAAAAACGAACTTTCATTCCTAAAGAATCTGTTGAAAATATTTCTGGAAACTTGTTCTATTCCTCTATTGAAGAAAGAAATTCAAGAAGTATTATCGAATACTCTACAAACGATGGCACGAATACTCTTTCAGCTGTGATGGGAAGAAATGCTACTTTTAGCAATCCTAAGAACTTGAGCATGATAGAATATCTGCTATCTATCTATGTAGGCAAAAATCCTACTATCCTCGACTTCTTCGCAGGCAGTGGTACTACTGCTCAAGCTGTTCTTGAGCTTAACAAGGAAGATGGTGGGAATCGTAAGTTTATTCTTTGCACGAATAACGAGAATAATATTTGTGAAGAAGTTACTTATGAGCGTATTAAGCGTGTGATTCATGGATATGCAGATGTAGAAGGCATCCCTGCAAACCTCAAATACTTCAAGACTGACTTTATTCCCAAAGATGCAGATGATGTGAGTGAAGAACTCCTTTCTCACATCAAAGAGATGGTAGAACTTGAAAATGGTATTACATTGGATAACAAGCACTATCTCATTGTTTTAACCGATGAACAAGCTGACGAGCTTGCTAAGAACTGGTCTAATTATGAGGATGTAAAAGCGATTTATGTTTCTCATAACGTTCTCTTTACGTCTGAGCAGAATGCTCTCTTTAGTAACACGGATATTCATATTATTCCTGATTACTACTTCGAGTATGAGCTGAAGGAGGTTGGTGAAGCATGGTAA
- a CDS encoding DEAD/DEAH box helicase, whose amino-acid sequence MVNPGLTINLFEFQEKAVIRLIDLTTKSDAKETVVMKAPTGSGKTIILIDYVDEYLSNVDKKTAFIWLCPGKGDLEEQSRKKMQKLSPGRKTQNLFDALLGGFPESSTTFINWELVTKKGNTAIRDSERKNLFDRIAEAHRSGIEFIVIIDEEHSNNTAKARTIIDAFAAKHTIRVSATAVENKRYEFFEIDELDVIDAGLITKALYVNEGLKENLNIDDDYDTLLDLADSKRKEIADRYKSIGKTIRPLVLIQFPNGKPETIEAVEAKLGSMGYTYENGMVSKWMSEDKKDLPDDLTENDGIPVFLLMKQAISTGWDCPRAKILVKLREGMSESFEIQTIGRIRRMPEARHYDDDLLDFCYVYTFDEKYKAGLLSSMDKAYETRRLFLKDKCKTFTLEKQVRDLDFNGLGEREVLQKIYTFLVEKYKLTNDKQANLTRLEAAGYVFGNEILSSALYGKFIKTASVAEATTYHMVRKRVDTHKHGIELLHSVDAIKSTIGMSTVKVKVILERLFRKGGNNKQKLISLPTADFYAFVVNNEHLLKEEFRAVTAKMSVQQELKLAPKTSTFKIPEQDFFKYDPGVKNEVEYLTNAYREYTSGYATSIIRSTSEMLFEKYCETRDDIDWVYKNGDTGQQYFSIVYIDGLQHQWLFYADYIAKKKDGSIWVIETKGGEARGQDKNIDKQIENKFNAFKQYAQAKKLNWGFVRDKDGELYINNTVFAEDMADENWVPIKDRF is encoded by the coding sequence ATGGTAAATCCTGGACTTACAATCAATTTATTTGAATTTCAAGAAAAAGCCGTAATCCGTTTAATAGATTTAACTACTAAGTCTGATGCTAAAGAAACTGTAGTCATGAAAGCTCCTACTGGTTCAGGTAAAACAATTATTCTTATTGACTATGTTGATGAATATTTAAGTAATGTTGATAAGAAAACTGCTTTTATTTGGCTATGCCCGGGTAAAGGAGACCTTGAAGAGCAAAGTCGTAAGAAGATGCAGAAGCTTTCTCCGGGTAGAAAGACACAGAATTTATTTGACGCACTTTTAGGCGGATTTCCTGAAAGTTCAACGACTTTCATCAACTGGGAGCTGGTTACTAAGAAGGGTAACACTGCTATTCGTGATAGTGAACGTAAAAATCTTTTCGACCGTATCGCGGAAGCACATCGCTCAGGTATAGAGTTTATTGTTATTATCGACGAGGAACACTCCAATAACACTGCAAAAGCTAGAACGATTATTGATGCTTTTGCTGCTAAACATACTATTCGCGTCAGTGCCACGGCTGTTGAAAACAAACGATATGAGTTTTTTGAGATTGATGAGCTTGATGTTATTGACGCAGGTCTTATTACAAAAGCACTTTATGTTAATGAGGGTCTCAAAGAAAATCTCAATATTGATGATGATTATGATACTTTGCTTGATCTAGCTGATAGTAAGCGCAAAGAGATAGCTGACAGGTATAAATCAATTGGTAAAACAATACGCCCACTTGTGTTGATTCAGTTCCCAAATGGTAAGCCTGAAACGATTGAAGCAGTAGAAGCAAAGCTTGGGTCCATGGGTTACACGTATGAAAACGGTATGGTCAGCAAGTGGATGAGTGAGGATAAGAAAGACCTACCTGATGATCTAACTGAGAATGACGGCATTCCTGTATTCCTTCTTATGAAACAGGCAATATCCACTGGCTGGGATTGTCCTCGTGCGAAAATACTCGTAAAGCTTCGTGAAGGCATGAGCGAATCCTTTGAAATACAAACAATCGGACGTATACGCCGTATGCCAGAAGCAAGACACTATGATGATGACTTGCTTGATTTCTGCTATGTTTATACTTTTGATGAGAAATACAAGGCAGGACTACTCTCTTCAATGGATAAAGCCTACGAAACAAGACGCCTGTTTCTCAAAGATAAATGCAAGACATTCACGCTAGAAAAGCAAGTCCGTGACCTTGACTTTAACGGTTTAGGTGAACGTGAAGTGTTGCAAAAGATTTATACTTTCCTCGTTGAAAAATACAAGCTCACAAACGATAAGCAAGCAAACCTCACACGTTTAGAAGCTGCAGGGTATGTTTTTGGTAATGAAATACTCAGCTCTGCCTTATACGGTAAGTTCATTAAAACAGCATCAGTAGCAGAAGCTACCACATACCATATGGTTAGAAAGCGTGTTGATACACATAAGCACGGTATTGAACTTTTACATAGTGTAGATGCGATTAAAAGCACGATTGGTATGTCAACTGTCAAAGTAAAAGTCATTCTGGAACGCTTATTCCGTAAAGGTGGTAATAATAAGCAAAAACTTATTAGCCTTCCTACAGCCGACTTTTATGCTTTTGTTGTTAATAATGAGCATCTTTTGAAAGAGGAATTTAGAGCTGTTACAGCTAAAATGTCTGTACAGCAAGAACTGAAGCTTGCGCCTAAAACGTCTACTTTCAAGATTCCTGAGCAGGATTTCTTTAAGTATGATCCGGGTGTCAAAAATGAAGTAGAATACCTCACCAACGCTTACCGTGAATACACTTCAGGATATGCAACAAGTATCATACGTTCAACATCTGAGATGCTGTTTGAGAAGTATTGTGAAACGCGAGATGATATTGATTGGGTTTATAAAAACGGTGATACAGGTCAGCAATATTTCTCTATCGTTTACATCGATGGCTTGCAACATCAATGGCTCTTCTATGCAGACTATATTGCTAAGAAGAAAGACGGTTCTATTTGGGTAATTGAAACCAAAGGCGGAGAAGCTAGAGGACAAGATAAGAATATTGACAAGCAGATTGAGAATAAGTTCAACGCTTTTAAACAGTATGCTCAAGCTAAAAAACTTAACTGGGGTTTTGTACGAGATAAAGATGGTGAACTTTATATCAATAACACGGTATTTGCTGAAGATATGGCAGACGAGAACTGGGTGCCGATCAAAGATAGGTTTTAA
- a CDS encoding zinc ribbon domain-containing protein, producing MLCNFCGKENDANSQVCANCGNRLGNPNVQQTVQNTQQPANDTLNSVKDGFKNFNEAIDSVIEDSDPELLHKYSLIAYMAASVVAIIAPFLPLITVNCFGLSKSFNFVNNNNTPGDGIFYIIIAIVALVFAFMNKSKIMMIVGGVAAVFMIFEFFHINGKISSLKSQFGGFSMLGSVSYGIGFYLFILSALALLGSSVLYYLCERVLKAEK from the coding sequence ATGCTTTGTAATTTTTGCGGTAAAGAGAACGACGCAAATAGTCAAGTATGTGCTAATTGTGGAAATCGCTTAGGAAACCCAAATGTGCAGCAGACTGTTCAAAATACTCAGCAGCCAGCAAACGATACTTTAAATTCTGTTAAAGATGGCTTTAAGAATTTTAATGAGGCAATAGATTCAGTAATTGAAGATTCAGATCCTGAGCTTTTACATAAGTACTCTTTGATTGCTTATATGGCAGCTTCTGTTGTTGCAATTATTGCTCCATTCTTGCCACTTATCACTGTAAATTGCTTTGGTCTCTCCAAGTCGTTTAATTTTGTAAACAATAATAACACTCCTGGCGATGGAATTTTTTATATAATTATTGCTATTGTTGCTTTAGTTTTTGCTTTTATGAATAAGTCAAAAATAATGATGATTGTTGGCGGTGTTGCTGCCGTATTTATGATTTTTGAGTTTTTCCATATTAATGGCAAGATATCTTCCCTCAAATCGCAGTTTGGCGGATTCTCGATGCTTGGATCTGTAAGTTATGGCATTGGTTTCTACTTATTCATTCTCTCTGCACTTGCTTTGCTTGGATCCTCTGTATTGTACTACCTGTGTGAAAGAGTGCTAAAAGCAGAGAAATAG
- a CDS encoding DUF6414 family protein encodes MAKCASNDTNNISFLKVIYFDEEAATDLLCIINKGKVINEIKNASSNNNAESLNGDTSAGIKFPFWPFSLHANIGVKGELNRRAEKIVNQIFTNDVLSDYLDFAYRENKIQKFNNSLVYAYPNSLSYFKLITPYMAMTEGKLDAGDFKLNIPMMDEALTRGKGYYEMLLNFNDNKIILRFNLASFRNAYSLADLVKMNLTYHGVKVGRTSINQLDINNEFQMEEKKIDAYELAIENNTKESTDSVDVYDVLFAGVAYEN; translated from the coding sequence ATGGCAAAATGTGCAAGCAATGATACAAATAATATATCCTTCTTAAAAGTGATCTATTTCGATGAAGAAGCAGCTACAGACTTATTGTGTATCATAAATAAGGGAAAAGTGATTAATGAGATTAAAAATGCTTCAAGTAACAATAATGCTGAATCATTAAATGGAGACACATCTGCGGGTATTAAATTTCCATTTTGGCCTTTTAGTTTGCATGCAAATATTGGGGTTAAAGGAGAGCTTAATCGTAGGGCTGAAAAAATAGTAAATCAAATTTTTACTAATGATGTATTATCTGATTATTTAGATTTTGCGTACAGAGAGAACAAGATACAAAAATTTAATAATTCCTTAGTATATGCATATCCTAATTCGTTATCTTATTTTAAATTAATAACACCATACATGGCTATGACTGAAGGAAAGCTAGACGCTGGTGATTTTAAACTTAATATTCCAATGATGGATGAAGCATTAACGAGAGGTAAAGGTTACTATGAAATGCTTTTGAATTTCAACGATAATAAAATTATTTTGCGTTTTAATTTAGCTTCTTTCAGAAATGCCTATTCACTAGCTGATTTAGTTAAAATGAATCTCACGTATCACGGCGTTAAAGTTGGAAGGACGTCTATAAATCAGTTGGATATTAATAATGAATTCCAAATGGAAGAAAAGAAAATTGACGCATATGAGCTAGCAATTGAGAACAATACAAAAGAATCAACTGATAGTGTTGATGTTTATGACGTTCTTTTTGCGGGAGTAGCATATGAAAATTAA